Proteins found in one Myxococcota bacterium genomic segment:
- a CDS encoding inositol monophosphatase family protein, which yields MQAGEWLGFLAEVADRADEIARRLFRSADLHVEEKPDRSLVTAADREIETVARKLLAERHPELGILGEELGEAAGRSETRLVIDPIDATFNFVRGIPVFATLLAVEQAGEVIAGLVSAPALHT from the coding sequence GTGCAGGCCGGGGAGTGGCTCGGGTTTCTCGCCGAGGTCGCGGATCGCGCCGACGAGATCGCGCGCCGGCTGTTCCGCTCGGCCGACCTCCACGTCGAGGAGAAGCCCGACCGGTCACTCGTGACCGCGGCCGACCGCGAGATCGAGACCGTGGCGCGCAAGCTGCTCGCCGAGCGCCACCCGGAGCTCGGCATCCTCGGTGAGGAGCTGGGCGAGGCGGCGGGCCGTTCCGAGACGCGGCTCGTGATCGACCCGATCGACGCGACCTTCAACTTCGTGCGCGGCATCCCGGTGTTCGCGACGCTGCTCGCGGTGGAGCAGGCGGGCGAGGTGATCGCGGGCCTGGTCAGCGCGCCGGCGCTCCACAC
- a CDS encoding diguanylate cyclase: MKRNTPDVLAEPPRGAGATGTTAETMLDTSFDSRSGFDDVRHALSGQLDREVDSFLLSRASLDRLLNALLVRAPQRRTSLGLVGIEVDEWKCQSDRLEAGSARAAFAQLARELRQRVRSSDELGRLGESSMAVVLLGCEAHVLGGVAERLRLALDGKVLGTAADALRVSLSVATLPAHPRAGGPSAAALLTELGGALERRC, encoded by the coding sequence GTGAAGAGAAATACGCCCGACGTCCTCGCGGAGCCGCCGCGCGGCGCCGGCGCGACGGGGACGACTGCCGAGACGATGTTGGACACGAGCTTCGACTCGCGCAGTGGTTTCGACGACGTTCGCCACGCGCTGTCCGGACAGCTGGACCGCGAGGTGGACTCGTTCCTCTTGTCGCGCGCGTCGCTCGACCGCCTGTTGAACGCCTTGCTCGTGCGCGCGCCCCAGCGCCGGACCTCGCTCGGCCTGGTCGGGATCGAGGTCGACGAGTGGAAGTGCCAGAGCGACCGGCTCGAAGCCGGCTCGGCGCGCGCCGCCTTCGCGCAGCTCGCGCGCGAGCTGCGCCAGCGCGTGCGCTCCAGCGACGAGCTGGGGCGGCTCGGCGAGTCCTCGATGGCCGTCGTGTTGCTCGGCTGCGAGGCCCACGTGCTGGGCGGGGTGGCCGAGCGTCTGCGCCTGGCGCTGGACGGCAAGGTCCTGGGCACGGCGGCCGACGCGCTGCGCGTGAGTCTGTCCGTGGCGACGTTGCCCGCACATCCGCGCGCGGGCGGACCGAGCGCCGCGGCCCTGCTCACCGAGCTCGGCGGCGCGCTGGAGCGACGCTGCTAG